From Pyxicephalus adspersus chromosome 7, UCB_Pads_2.0, whole genome shotgun sequence, a single genomic window includes:
- the PDK1 gene encoding pyruvate dehydrogenase (acetyl-transferring) kinase isozyme 1, mitochondrial, with protein MRLLRALMRSAPLTSSNTQSLVDYYSKFSPSPLSMKQFLDFGSVNACEKTSFIFLRQELPVRLANIMKEINLLPDNLLKMPSIKLVQSWYVQSFQEIVDFKDKNTDDPETVRTFTDTVITIRNRHNDVIPTMAQGVVEYKDSFGADPVTSQNVQYFLDRFYMSRISIRMLLNQHTLLFGGEVKVNPAHPKHIGSIDPASNVVDVVRDGYENAKQLCDLYYMSSPELEFAEFNAKNPGQPIQVVYVPSHLYHMVFELFKNAMRATMEFHADKGVYPPVKVRVALGNEDLTIKLSDRGGGVPLRKIERLFNYMYSTAPLPRMETSRATPLAGFGYGLPISRLYARYFQGDLKLYSLEGYGTDAVIYIKALSTESVERLPVYNKSAWKHYKTNHEADDWCVPSSEPKDMTTFRSN; from the exons gatctgTAAATGCTTGTGAAAAGACATCATTTATATTCCTTCGACAAGAATTGCCTGTAAGATTGGCAAATATAATGAAAGAAATAAACCTGCTGCCAGATAACCTCCTAAAGATGCCTTCCATAAAACTTGTGCAGAGCTG GTATGTTCAGAGTTTCCAGGAAATAGTTGATTTCAAGGACAAAAATACAGATGATCCAGAAACAGTCAGAAC TTTCACAGACACAGTGATAACAATTCGAAATCGGCACAATGACGTCATCCCCACAATGGCCCAGGGTGTTGTTGAATATAAAGACAGCTTTGGTGCTGATCCAGTGACATCGCAGAACGTTCAGTATTTCTTAGACCGTTTCTACATGAGCCGCATTTCAATCAGAATGCTTTTAAATCAGCACA CTTTGCTGTTTGGTGGAGAAGTAAAAGTAAATCCAGCACACCCCAAGCATATCGGCAGCATAGACCCAGCAAGCAATGTGGTTGACGTTGTTCGAG ATGgatatgaaaatgcaaaacaacTTTGTGACTTATATTACATGAGCTCTCCAGAACTTGAATTTGCAGAATTTAATG ctAAGAATCCAGGACAGCCAATACAGGTGGTTTATGTGCCTTCCCATCTCTACCACATGGTGTTTGAACTCTTCAAG AATGCAATGCGTGCAACTATGGAGTTCCATGCTGATAAAGGTGTCTATCCTCCAGTCAAAGTGCGAGTGGCTCTGGGGAATGAAGACTTAACTATTaag CTCAGTGACCGCGGTGGTGGGGTGCCCCTACGGAAGATCGAAAGATTATTCAACTACATGTATTCCACAGCACCACTTCCCAGAATGGAGACCTCCCGTGCCACTCCACTG GCTGGTTTTGGCTATGGTTTGCCTATTTCAAGACTCTATGCCCGTTACTTCCAAGGAGACCTTAAGCTGTATTCCTTAGAGGGATATGGTACAGatgctgtaatatatattaag GCTTTGTCTACAGAATCAGTAGAACGTCTTCCTGTGTATAACAAGTCAGCCTGGAAACATTATAAAACCAACCACGAAGCAGACGATTGGTGCGTGCCAAGCAGTGAGCCGAAAGATATGACAACATTCCGCAGCAACTGA